In Onychostoma macrolepis isolate SWU-2019 chromosome 04, ASM1243209v1, whole genome shotgun sequence, one DNA window encodes the following:
- the bik gene encoding bcl-2-interacting killer isoform X2: MVEETKQRKNATSLQAGPGEVDHNTRCNIDMRVSQRIGRQLALIGDELDYKWREQLPLQWQPLNFGIYPYVLTRRAFSGIFNNVWGSKIMPMLRTSWPVPQLQNGCQEAKKWAALVSNLHVSDWSRRTTYIFASALLLVTVSILLITWNEYEG; the protein is encoded by the exons ATGGTGGAAGAAACGAAACAGCGGAAAAACGCCACATCCCTCCAGGCTGGACCTGGTGAGGTAGACCACAACACTCGCTGTAACATCGATATGAG AGTTTCCCAGCGTATTGGACGACAGCTGGCTCTGATAGGGGACGAATTGGACTACAAATGGCGTGAACAACTGCCCCTCCAATGGCAGCCCCTGAATTTTGGGATTTATCCTTATGTCCTAACCAGGAGAGCGTTCTCTGG GATCTTCAACAATGTCTGGGGGTCCAAAATTATGCCAATGTTGAGGACATCCTGGCCGGTTCCACAGCTTCAAAATGGCTGTCAGGAGGCCAAGAAGTGGGCAGCCTTG GTATCCAACTTGCACGTTTCTGACTGGTCTCGCAGGACCACATACATATTTGCGTCTGCTTTACTTCTGGTCACTGTGTCTATCTTACTTATAACTTGGAACGAATACGAAGGCTGA
- the cbll1 gene encoding E3 ubiquitin-protein ligase Hakai isoform X2, translating to MDHSDNDMQGTDGPLGGPDVRRRIPIKLLPKQARNKPAPRPQRPAGRLPSKAHSAEEGFNFKQEDRFDCGVKAGDAFASQRRFPQQLYWDYKLNLIGEKDETPVHFCDKCGLPIKTYGRMIPCKHVFCYECALHHERKGDKMCPGLNMYSCTDPVQRIEQCQRGSLYMCSIVQGCKRTYLSQRDLQAHINHRHMRSGKSSSSRSDSLHLPPASEVSDRFRVPPPHLPKPHVLIPPPLAHPGHDPYSQPPSASHDDLRPPQGQPPGDMGPSRSLAQETFRISTVTTRKHSNLITVPIQDDSASSGPSRDPLPQPGNAPPPHHHPGDYPGQPVVTHPHHMMAPPQQHYGPPPPPPPISHPMPHPGQGSNTPHMVFNQAPPPLSSVPPPITPPPGHLIGQMPPFMNHPPPGPPPQHGGPPVSAPPPHHYNPQFPEDKSTLSPPFNQPGGLSPGMWPAPRGPPPRMQGPPPQGQMPGPHHPDQGRYRPYYQ from the exons ATGGACCATAGTG ACAATGATATGCAGGGTACAGACGGGCCGTTAGGTGGTCCTGATGTCAGGAGGAGGATCCCAATCAAACTTCTTCCCAAACAGGCCAGGAATAAACCTGCCCCTCGACCCCAAAGACCAGCGGGACGGTTACCGTCCAAAGCCCATTCTGCAGAAGAAG GGTTTAACTTCAAGCAGGAGGACCGATTTGATTGTGGCGTGAAAGCTGGAGACGCTTTTGCGAGCCAGCGTCGGTTCCCACAGCAGCTGTACTGGGACTACAAG CTAAATTTGATCGGTGAAAAGGATGAGACACCTGTTCATTTCTGTGACAAATGTGGACTGCCGATTAAGACATACGGCCGTATG ATCCCATGTAAGCATGTTTTCTGCTACGAGTGTGCATTACATCATGAAAGGAAGGGTGATAAGATGTGTCCAGG CCTAAACATGTACAGCTGTACAGACCCGGTGCAGCGGATTGAACAGTGTCAGCGTGGCTCTCTCTACATGTGTAGTATCGTACAGGGTTGCAAACGCACCTATCTGTCCCAGAGAGACCTGCAGGCTCACATCAACCACCGGCACATGCGGTCCGGCAAGAGCTCCAGCAGCCGCTCTGATTCTCTCCACCTTCCTCCCGCCTCGGAGGTGTCCGACCGCTTCCGTGTGCCCCCACCTCACCTGCCCAAGCCCCATGTGCTTATCCCTCCTCCTCTGGCTCATCCAGGCCATGACCCCTACAGCCAGCCTCCCTCTGCCTCCCACGATGACCTCCGACCTCCGCAAGGCCAACCGCCCGGAGACATGGGACCATCCCGCTCTCTCGCTCAGGAGACCTTCCGAATCTCGACCGTCACCACGCGGAAGCACAGCAACCTCATCACAGTTCCCATCCAGGACGATTCTGCGAGCTCCGGACCATCCCGAGACCCCCTCCCCCAGCCCGGCAATGCTCCGCCCCCTCACCATCACCCCGGAGACTATCCAGGTCAGCCCGTTGTGACCCATCCGCATCACATGATGGCGCCGCCTCAGCAGCACTACGGCCCCCCGCCGCCCCCTCCCCCCATCAGTCATCCCATGCCGCACCCGGGACAGGGCTCAAACACGCCTCACATGGTTTTCAATCAGGCCCCTCCGCCGCTGTCATCTGTTCCCCCTCCCATCACCCCACCTCCCGGACATCTCATTGGTCAGATGCCCCCATTTATGAACCATCCTCCTCCAGGGCCGCCCCCTCAGCATGGAGGTCCCCCTGTCAGTGCCCCGCCTCCCCACCATTACAACCCCCAGTTTCCCGAGGACAAGAGCACACTCAGCCCACCGTTTAACCAGCCCGGGGGCTTGAGTCCTGGAATGTGGCCGGCGCCCAGGGGTCCTCCTCCTCGAATGCAGGGTCCCCCTCCACAGGGACAGATGCCGGGGCCACATCACCCCGATCAGGGCCGCTACAGACCGTATTACCAGTAA
- the bik gene encoding bcl-2-interacting killer isoform X1 produces MVEETKQRKNATSLQAGPGEVDHNTRCNIDMSRVSQRIGRQLALIGDELDYKWREQLPLQWQPLNFGIYPYVLTRRAFSGIFNNVWGSKIMPMLRTSWPVPQLQNGCQEAKKWAALVSNLHVSDWSRRTTYIFASALLLVTVSILLITWNEYEG; encoded by the exons ATGGTGGAAGAAACGAAACAGCGGAAAAACGCCACATCCCTCCAGGCTGGACCTGGTGAGGTAGACCACAACACTCGCTGTAACATCGATATGAG CAGAGTTTCCCAGCGTATTGGACGACAGCTGGCTCTGATAGGGGACGAATTGGACTACAAATGGCGTGAACAACTGCCCCTCCAATGGCAGCCCCTGAATTTTGGGATTTATCCTTATGTCCTAACCAGGAGAGCGTTCTCTGG GATCTTCAACAATGTCTGGGGGTCCAAAATTATGCCAATGTTGAGGACATCCTGGCCGGTTCCACAGCTTCAAAATGGCTGTCAGGAGGCCAAGAAGTGGGCAGCCTTG GTATCCAACTTGCACGTTTCTGACTGGTCTCGCAGGACCACATACATATTTGCGTCTGCTTTACTTCTGGTCACTGTGTCTATCTTACTTATAACTTGGAACGAATACGAAGGCTGA
- the cbll1 gene encoding E3 ubiquitin-protein ligase Hakai isoform X3 codes for MNNDMQGTDGPLGGPDVRRRIPIKLLPKQARNKPAPRPQRPAGRLPSKAHSAEEEGFNFKQEDRFDCGVKAGDAFASQRRFPQQLYWDYKLNLIGEKDETPVHFCDKCGLPIKTYGRMIPCKHVFCYECALHHERKGDKMCPGLNMYSCTDPVQRIEQCQRGSLYMCSIVQGCKRTYLSQRDLQAHINHRHMRSGKSSSSRSDSLHLPPASEVSDRFRVPPPHLPKPHVLIPPPLAHPGHDPYSQPPSASHDDLRPPQGQPPGDMGPSRSLAQETFRISTVTTRKHSNLITVPIQDDSASSGPSRDPLPQPGNAPPPHHHPGDYPGQPVVTHPHHMMAPPQQHYGPPPPPPPISHPMPHPGQGSNTPHMVFNQAPPPLSSVPPPITPPPGHLIGQMPPFMNHPPPGPPPQHGGPPVSAPPPHHYNPQFPEDKSTLSPPFNQPGGLSPGMWPAPRGPPPRMQGPPPQGQMPGPHHPDQGRYRPYYQ; via the exons ATGA ACAATGATATGCAGGGTACAGACGGGCCGTTAGGTGGTCCTGATGTCAGGAGGAGGATCCCAATCAAACTTCTTCCCAAACAGGCCAGGAATAAACCTGCCCCTCGACCCCAAAGACCAGCGGGACGGTTACCGTCCAAAGCCCATTCTGCAGAAGAAG AAGGGTTTAACTTCAAGCAGGAGGACCGATTTGATTGTGGCGTGAAAGCTGGAGACGCTTTTGCGAGCCAGCGTCGGTTCCCACAGCAGCTGTACTGGGACTACAAG CTAAATTTGATCGGTGAAAAGGATGAGACACCTGTTCATTTCTGTGACAAATGTGGACTGCCGATTAAGACATACGGCCGTATG ATCCCATGTAAGCATGTTTTCTGCTACGAGTGTGCATTACATCATGAAAGGAAGGGTGATAAGATGTGTCCAGG CCTAAACATGTACAGCTGTACAGACCCGGTGCAGCGGATTGAACAGTGTCAGCGTGGCTCTCTCTACATGTGTAGTATCGTACAGGGTTGCAAACGCACCTATCTGTCCCAGAGAGACCTGCAGGCTCACATCAACCACCGGCACATGCGGTCCGGCAAGAGCTCCAGCAGCCGCTCTGATTCTCTCCACCTTCCTCCCGCCTCGGAGGTGTCCGACCGCTTCCGTGTGCCCCCACCTCACCTGCCCAAGCCCCATGTGCTTATCCCTCCTCCTCTGGCTCATCCAGGCCATGACCCCTACAGCCAGCCTCCCTCTGCCTCCCACGATGACCTCCGACCTCCGCAAGGCCAACCGCCCGGAGACATGGGACCATCCCGCTCTCTCGCTCAGGAGACCTTCCGAATCTCGACCGTCACCACGCGGAAGCACAGCAACCTCATCACAGTTCCCATCCAGGACGATTCTGCGAGCTCCGGACCATCCCGAGACCCCCTCCCCCAGCCCGGCAATGCTCCGCCCCCTCACCATCACCCCGGAGACTATCCAGGTCAGCCCGTTGTGACCCATCCGCATCACATGATGGCGCCGCCTCAGCAGCACTACGGCCCCCCGCCGCCCCCTCCCCCCATCAGTCATCCCATGCCGCACCCGGGACAGGGCTCAAACACGCCTCACATGGTTTTCAATCAGGCCCCTCCGCCGCTGTCATCTGTTCCCCCTCCCATCACCCCACCTCCCGGACATCTCATTGGTCAGATGCCCCCATTTATGAACCATCCTCCTCCAGGGCCGCCCCCTCAGCATGGAGGTCCCCCTGTCAGTGCCCCGCCTCCCCACCATTACAACCCCCAGTTTCCCGAGGACAAGAGCACACTCAGCCCACCGTTTAACCAGCCCGGGGGCTTGAGTCCTGGAATGTGGCCGGCGCCCAGGGGTCCTCCTCCTCGAATGCAGGGTCCCCCTCCACAGGGACAGATGCCGGGGCCACATCACCCCGATCAGGGCCGCTACAGACCGTATTACCAGTAA
- the cbll1 gene encoding E3 ubiquitin-protein ligase Hakai isoform X4, which produces MQGTDGPLGGPDVRRRIPIKLLPKQARNKPAPRPQRPAGRLPSKAHSAEEEGFNFKQEDRFDCGVKAGDAFASQRRFPQQLYWDYKLNLIGEKDETPVHFCDKCGLPIKTYGRMIPCKHVFCYECALHHERKGDKMCPGLNMYSCTDPVQRIEQCQRGSLYMCSIVQGCKRTYLSQRDLQAHINHRHMRSGKSSSSRSDSLHLPPASEVSDRFRVPPPHLPKPHVLIPPPLAHPGHDPYSQPPSASHDDLRPPQGQPPGDMGPSRSLAQETFRISTVTTRKHSNLITVPIQDDSASSGPSRDPLPQPGNAPPPHHHPGDYPGQPVVTHPHHMMAPPQQHYGPPPPPPPISHPMPHPGQGSNTPHMVFNQAPPPLSSVPPPITPPPGHLIGQMPPFMNHPPPGPPPQHGGPPVSAPPPHHYNPQFPEDKSTLSPPFNQPGGLSPGMWPAPRGPPPRMQGPPPQGQMPGPHHPDQGRYRPYYQ; this is translated from the exons ATGCAGGGTACAGACGGGCCGTTAGGTGGTCCTGATGTCAGGAGGAGGATCCCAATCAAACTTCTTCCCAAACAGGCCAGGAATAAACCTGCCCCTCGACCCCAAAGACCAGCGGGACGGTTACCGTCCAAAGCCCATTCTGCAGAAGAAG AAGGGTTTAACTTCAAGCAGGAGGACCGATTTGATTGTGGCGTGAAAGCTGGAGACGCTTTTGCGAGCCAGCGTCGGTTCCCACAGCAGCTGTACTGGGACTACAAG CTAAATTTGATCGGTGAAAAGGATGAGACACCTGTTCATTTCTGTGACAAATGTGGACTGCCGATTAAGACATACGGCCGTATG ATCCCATGTAAGCATGTTTTCTGCTACGAGTGTGCATTACATCATGAAAGGAAGGGTGATAAGATGTGTCCAGG CCTAAACATGTACAGCTGTACAGACCCGGTGCAGCGGATTGAACAGTGTCAGCGTGGCTCTCTCTACATGTGTAGTATCGTACAGGGTTGCAAACGCACCTATCTGTCCCAGAGAGACCTGCAGGCTCACATCAACCACCGGCACATGCGGTCCGGCAAGAGCTCCAGCAGCCGCTCTGATTCTCTCCACCTTCCTCCCGCCTCGGAGGTGTCCGACCGCTTCCGTGTGCCCCCACCTCACCTGCCCAAGCCCCATGTGCTTATCCCTCCTCCTCTGGCTCATCCAGGCCATGACCCCTACAGCCAGCCTCCCTCTGCCTCCCACGATGACCTCCGACCTCCGCAAGGCCAACCGCCCGGAGACATGGGACCATCCCGCTCTCTCGCTCAGGAGACCTTCCGAATCTCGACCGTCACCACGCGGAAGCACAGCAACCTCATCACAGTTCCCATCCAGGACGATTCTGCGAGCTCCGGACCATCCCGAGACCCCCTCCCCCAGCCCGGCAATGCTCCGCCCCCTCACCATCACCCCGGAGACTATCCAGGTCAGCCCGTTGTGACCCATCCGCATCACATGATGGCGCCGCCTCAGCAGCACTACGGCCCCCCGCCGCCCCCTCCCCCCATCAGTCATCCCATGCCGCACCCGGGACAGGGCTCAAACACGCCTCACATGGTTTTCAATCAGGCCCCTCCGCCGCTGTCATCTGTTCCCCCTCCCATCACCCCACCTCCCGGACATCTCATTGGTCAGATGCCCCCATTTATGAACCATCCTCCTCCAGGGCCGCCCCCTCAGCATGGAGGTCCCCCTGTCAGTGCCCCGCCTCCCCACCATTACAACCCCCAGTTTCCCGAGGACAAGAGCACACTCAGCCCACCGTTTAACCAGCCCGGGGGCTTGAGTCCTGGAATGTGGCCGGCGCCCAGGGGTCCTCCTCCTCGAATGCAGGGTCCCCCTCCACAGGGACAGATGCCGGGGCCACATCACCCCGATCAGGGCCGCTACAGACCGTATTACCAGTAA
- the cbll1 gene encoding E3 ubiquitin-protein ligase Hakai isoform X1 yields the protein MDHSDNDMQGTDGPLGGPDVRRRIPIKLLPKQARNKPAPRPQRPAGRLPSKAHSAEEEGFNFKQEDRFDCGVKAGDAFASQRRFPQQLYWDYKLNLIGEKDETPVHFCDKCGLPIKTYGRMIPCKHVFCYECALHHERKGDKMCPGLNMYSCTDPVQRIEQCQRGSLYMCSIVQGCKRTYLSQRDLQAHINHRHMRSGKSSSSRSDSLHLPPASEVSDRFRVPPPHLPKPHVLIPPPLAHPGHDPYSQPPSASHDDLRPPQGQPPGDMGPSRSLAQETFRISTVTTRKHSNLITVPIQDDSASSGPSRDPLPQPGNAPPPHHHPGDYPGQPVVTHPHHMMAPPQQHYGPPPPPPPISHPMPHPGQGSNTPHMVFNQAPPPLSSVPPPITPPPGHLIGQMPPFMNHPPPGPPPQHGGPPVSAPPPHHYNPQFPEDKSTLSPPFNQPGGLSPGMWPAPRGPPPRMQGPPPQGQMPGPHHPDQGRYRPYYQ from the exons ATGGACCATAGTG ACAATGATATGCAGGGTACAGACGGGCCGTTAGGTGGTCCTGATGTCAGGAGGAGGATCCCAATCAAACTTCTTCCCAAACAGGCCAGGAATAAACCTGCCCCTCGACCCCAAAGACCAGCGGGACGGTTACCGTCCAAAGCCCATTCTGCAGAAGAAG AAGGGTTTAACTTCAAGCAGGAGGACCGATTTGATTGTGGCGTGAAAGCTGGAGACGCTTTTGCGAGCCAGCGTCGGTTCCCACAGCAGCTGTACTGGGACTACAAG CTAAATTTGATCGGTGAAAAGGATGAGACACCTGTTCATTTCTGTGACAAATGTGGACTGCCGATTAAGACATACGGCCGTATG ATCCCATGTAAGCATGTTTTCTGCTACGAGTGTGCATTACATCATGAAAGGAAGGGTGATAAGATGTGTCCAGG CCTAAACATGTACAGCTGTACAGACCCGGTGCAGCGGATTGAACAGTGTCAGCGTGGCTCTCTCTACATGTGTAGTATCGTACAGGGTTGCAAACGCACCTATCTGTCCCAGAGAGACCTGCAGGCTCACATCAACCACCGGCACATGCGGTCCGGCAAGAGCTCCAGCAGCCGCTCTGATTCTCTCCACCTTCCTCCCGCCTCGGAGGTGTCCGACCGCTTCCGTGTGCCCCCACCTCACCTGCCCAAGCCCCATGTGCTTATCCCTCCTCCTCTGGCTCATCCAGGCCATGACCCCTACAGCCAGCCTCCCTCTGCCTCCCACGATGACCTCCGACCTCCGCAAGGCCAACCGCCCGGAGACATGGGACCATCCCGCTCTCTCGCTCAGGAGACCTTCCGAATCTCGACCGTCACCACGCGGAAGCACAGCAACCTCATCACAGTTCCCATCCAGGACGATTCTGCGAGCTCCGGACCATCCCGAGACCCCCTCCCCCAGCCCGGCAATGCTCCGCCCCCTCACCATCACCCCGGAGACTATCCAGGTCAGCCCGTTGTGACCCATCCGCATCACATGATGGCGCCGCCTCAGCAGCACTACGGCCCCCCGCCGCCCCCTCCCCCCATCAGTCATCCCATGCCGCACCCGGGACAGGGCTCAAACACGCCTCACATGGTTTTCAATCAGGCCCCTCCGCCGCTGTCATCTGTTCCCCCTCCCATCACCCCACCTCCCGGACATCTCATTGGTCAGATGCCCCCATTTATGAACCATCCTCCTCCAGGGCCGCCCCCTCAGCATGGAGGTCCCCCTGTCAGTGCCCCGCCTCCCCACCATTACAACCCCCAGTTTCCCGAGGACAAGAGCACACTCAGCCCACCGTTTAACCAGCCCGGGGGCTTGAGTCCTGGAATGTGGCCGGCGCCCAGGGGTCCTCCTCCTCGAATGCAGGGTCCCCCTCCACAGGGACAGATGCCGGGGCCACATCACCCCGATCAGGGCCGCTACAGACCGTATTACCAGTAA
- the mcat gene encoding malonyl-CoA-acyl carrier protein transacylase, mitochondrial, which translates to MNFSVTLKCCSRVRLFRNKAAVYHCRRLSDVPVSSDDSQPSAEEEKPRRARRAPGKASVLLFPGQGSQFVGMGKGLLKYGNVKEMFAVAEKVLGYDLLSLCLNGPEKDLMKTVHCQPAVFVCSLAAVERLNHENPAAVESCVSAAGFSVGEFAALVFSGAMNFAEALFAVKVRAEAMQKASDLVSSGMLSVIGRPQANYKYACVQAREHCLSLGIQEPVCAIANYLFPDGRVIAGHKEALDFLQNHSRELNFTRTRLLPVSGAFHTTLMESAVEPLRDILRKIEVRRPEISVHSNVDGKRYMHDKHVRNQLAKQLVSPVKWEQTLHEIYERAQGQEFPHTYEVGPGRQLGSTLQKCNMKAFKNYTHVDVVLP; encoded by the exons ATGAATTTCAGCGTGACGCTCAAGTGTTGTAGTAGAGTTCGTTTGTTTCGGAATAAGGCGGCTGTCTACCATTGCAGAAGACTGTCAGATGTCCCCGTCTCCTCTGATGACAGTCAGCCCAGCGCTGAGGAGGAGAAGCCCAGGAGAGCACGCAGAGCTCCGGGGAAAGCGTCCGTCCTTCTGTTCCCTGGCCAGGGCAGTCAGTTTGTCGGTATGGGGAAAGGACTCTTGAAGTATGGCAATGTCAAAGAGATGTTTGCTGTAGCTGAGAAGGTGCTTGGCTATGACCTGCTGTCTCTGTGCCTAAATGGACCCGAGAAAGATCTAATGAAGACTGTTCATTGCCAGCCAGCTGTGTTTGTCTGCTCACTGGCTGCTGTGGAAAGACTGAACCATGAAAATCCTGCT GCTGTTGAGAGCTGTGTGAGTGCAGCAGGTTTCAGTGTTGGTGAATTTGCTGCTTTGGTCTTCTCTGGTGCAATGAACTTTGCTGAAG CTTTGTTTGCAGTAAAGGTGAGGGCAGAGGCAATGCAGAAGGCCTCTGACCTTGTATCAAGTGGCATGTTGTCTGTGATTGGTCGACCTCAAGCCAACTACAAATACGCCTGCGTCCAAGCTAGGGAGCACTGTTTGTCTCTCGGTATCCAAGAGCCTGTGTGTGCCATTGCCAACTACCTTTTTCCAGATGGCAGAGTAATAGCTGGCCACAAAGAG GCTTTGGATTTCCTTCAAAACCATTCCAGAGAGCTGAACTTCACGAGAACGCGACTACTGCCAGTTAGCGGAGCCTTTCACACCACACTGATGGAGTCAGCCGTCGAGCCTCTGAGAGACATCCTCAGAAAGATAGAGGTACGGCGGCCAGAGATCTCTGTGCACTCCAATGTGGACGGCAAGCGTTACATGCATGACAAGCACGTACGCAATCAGCTGGCCAAACAGCTGGTGTCTCCGGTGAAATGGGAGCAGACGTTGCATGAGATTTATGAAAGAGCCCAGGGGCAGGAGTTTCCTCACACCTATGAGGTGGGACCTGGTAGACAGTTGGGCTCAACGCTACAGAAGTGCAACATGAAAGCCTTTAAGAACTATACGCATGTAGATGTTGTATTGCCATAG
- the rap1b gene encoding ras-related protein Rap-1b isoform X1: MLEILDTAGTEQFTAMRDLYMKNGQGFALVYSITAQSTFNDLQDLREQILRVKDTDDVPMILVGNKCDLEDERVVGKEQGQNLARQWNSCAFLESSAKSKINVNEIFYDLVRQINRKTPVPGKARKKSTCQLL; encoded by the exons ATGTTGGAAATTCTGGATACTGCCGGAACG GAACAATTCACAGCCATGAGGGACCTGTACATGAAGAACGGCCAGGGCTTTGCACTAGTATACTCCATAACAGCACAGTCCACCTTCAACGACCTGCAGGACTTGAGAGAACAGATTCTGCGGGTCAAAGACACAGATGAT gTGCCAATGATCCTGGTGGGTAATAAGTGTGATCTGGAAGACGAGAGGGTGGTCGGGAAGGAACAGGGCCAGAATCTCGCCCGTCAGTGGAACAGCTGTGCTTTCCTGGAGTCCTCTGCAAAGTCCAAGATTAACGTCAATGAG ATCTTCTATGACCTGGTCCGGCAAATCAACAGGAAAACTCCAGTACCTGGAAAGGCACGCAAAAAGTCCACCTGCCAGCTGCTCTAA